A window from Micromonospora terminaliae encodes these proteins:
- a CDS encoding helix-turn-helix transcriptional regulator yields MLETSARLLRLLSLLQTPRDWTGAELADRLAVSTRTVRNDVERLRALGYPVHGTRGAVGGYRLGAGAALPPLLLDDEEAVAVAVGLRTAAGGSVAGIEETSLRALAKLEQVLPHRLRRRVTALHTHTVRVPHDQPGPTVDAGTLSLIGAACRDRERLRFDYVRHDGTADRRDVEPYRLVNWGRRWYLVAFDPARDDWRTFRVDRISPRTPTGPRFAARDLPGDVVDRVRHGVSAAAWRHRATVRVHAPAEVVAERINAAVGTVEPAGETACLLHTGADRLETIAVWLGVLDLDFTVEDPPELADLLRTLAARYLRAAG; encoded by the coding sequence ATGTTGGAGACCTCGGCGCGGCTGCTGCGCCTGCTGTCGCTGTTGCAGACCCCGCGCGACTGGACCGGCGCCGAGCTGGCCGACCGCCTGGCGGTGAGCACCCGCACCGTGCGCAACGACGTGGAGCGGCTGCGGGCGCTGGGCTACCCGGTGCACGGCACGCGGGGCGCGGTCGGCGGCTACCGGCTGGGCGCGGGCGCGGCCCTGCCCCCGCTGCTCCTCGACGACGAGGAGGCGGTGGCGGTGGCGGTCGGGCTGCGCACGGCCGCCGGCGGCAGCGTGGCCGGCATCGAGGAGACCTCGCTGCGGGCGCTGGCCAAGCTGGAGCAGGTGCTCCCCCACCGGCTGCGCCGCCGGGTCACCGCCCTGCACACGCACACCGTCCGGGTCCCGCACGACCAGCCCGGCCCGACCGTGGACGCCGGGACGCTCAGCCTCATCGGGGCCGCCTGCCGCGACCGGGAGCGGCTGCGCTTCGACTACGTCCGGCACGACGGGACCGCCGACCGGCGGGACGTCGAGCCGTACCGGCTGGTCAACTGGGGCCGGCGCTGGTACCTGGTGGCCTTCGACCCGGCCCGGGACGACTGGCGCACCTTCCGGGTGGACCGGATCAGCCCGCGCACGCCGACCGGTCCCCGGTTCGCGGCCCGCGACCTGCCCGGCGACGTGGTGGACCGGGTCCGGCACGGGGTCTCCGCGGCCGCCTGGCGCCACCGGGCCACGGTGCGCGTGCACGCTCCCGCCGAGGTGGTGGCCGAGCGGATCAACGCGGCCGTCGGCACCGTCGAGCCGGCGGGCGAGACGGCCTGCCTCCTGCACACCGGCGCCGACCGGCTGGAGACCATCGCGGTCTGGCTCGGCGTGCTCGATCTCGACTTCACCGTCGAGGACCCGCCCGAACTGGCCGACCTCCTGCGTACCCTCGCGGCCCGCTATCTCCGCGCGGCCGGCTGA
- a CDS encoding NUDIX hydrolase: MTIDGFAAPPALVEHARRFRAEGGVPAVPRVAATVLLLRPAGADFEVYLIRRVAAMTFGGMYAFPGGGVDRSDSQAHLDWAGPAPADWGERLRLDPAAAQAVVCAAAREVFEEAGVLLAGPDAGTVVGDVSGDDWEAARQGLVDRRTGFADLLAGKGLTLRSDLLLPWSRWITPEFEPRRFDTYFFVALLPEGQRTRDVSGEADHTLWLRPADALARAEAGELTMLPPTMVTLGEVAAAGDLAGVARAAAGRDPGTPVTPHLDLSDADEPRFRLA, translated from the coding sequence ATGACGATCGACGGCTTCGCGGCGCCGCCCGCCCTCGTGGAGCACGCCCGCCGGTTCCGCGCCGAGGGCGGTGTGCCGGCCGTGCCCCGGGTCGCCGCCACCGTGCTGCTGCTCCGGCCGGCCGGCGCCGACTTCGAGGTGTACCTGATCCGCCGGGTGGCCGCCATGACCTTCGGCGGGATGTACGCCTTCCCCGGCGGCGGCGTGGACCGTTCCGACTCGCAGGCCCACCTGGACTGGGCCGGCCCGGCGCCGGCGGACTGGGGCGAGCGGCTCCGCCTCGACCCGGCGGCGGCGCAGGCGGTGGTCTGTGCCGCCGCCCGCGAGGTCTTCGAGGAGGCGGGCGTGCTGCTGGCCGGCCCGGACGCGGGGACCGTGGTGGGCGACGTGAGCGGGGACGACTGGGAGGCGGCCCGGCAGGGCCTGGTGGACCGGCGGACCGGCTTCGCCGACCTGCTGGCCGGGAAGGGCCTCACCCTGCGGTCCGACCTGCTACTGCCGTGGAGCCGGTGGATCACCCCCGAGTTCGAGCCGCGCCGCTTCGACACGTACTTCTTCGTGGCCCTGCTGCCAGAGGGACAGCGGACCCGGGACGTCTCCGGCGAGGCCGACCACACGCTGTGGCTGCGTCCGGCGGACGCCCTGGCCCGGGCGGAGGCCGGCGAGCTCACCATGCTCCCGCCGACGATGGTCACCCTCGGCGAGGTGGCCGCCGCCGGCGACCTGGCCGGTGTGGCCCGCGCGGCGGCTGGCCGCGACCCCGGCACCCCGGTCACCCCGCACCTCGACCTCTCCGACGCCGACGAGCCCCGCTTCCGCCTGGCCTGA
- a CDS encoding DinB family protein yields MIDEFAKEYLHHDLRTLRATVLWKLDGLSEYDVRRPLTATGTNLLGLVKHLSIMESRYFGEVFGRPSPEPLPRWDADDDGTDMWASEHETRAEIVDRYRRAWEHSDATIDALAVDSPGHVPWWPRPDVKLFNILVHVLTETSRHAGHADILREQLDGSTGALAEYAHLEPDPATREARRATIERAARAAAAGAPR; encoded by the coding sequence ATGATCGATGAGTTCGCGAAGGAGTACCTGCACCACGACCTGCGCACGCTGCGCGCGACGGTGCTCTGGAAGCTCGACGGCCTGTCCGAGTACGACGTACGCCGCCCCCTGACCGCCACGGGAACCAACCTTCTCGGCCTGGTCAAGCACCTGTCGATCATGGAATCCAGGTACTTCGGCGAGGTCTTCGGCCGGCCGTCCCCCGAGCCCCTGCCCCGGTGGGACGCCGACGACGACGGCACCGACATGTGGGCGAGCGAGCACGAGACGCGCGCGGAGATCGTCGACCGCTACCGGCGGGCGTGGGAGCACTCGGACGCGACGATCGACGCCCTCGCCGTCGACTCGCCCGGCCATGTGCCCTGGTGGCCGCGCCCGGACGTGAAGCTGTTCAACATCCTGGTCCACGTGCTCACCGAGACCAGCCGGCATGCCGGCCACGCCGACATCCTGCGCGAACAGCTCGACGGCTCCACCGGAGCCCTGGCCGAGTACGCGCACCTGGAACCCGACCCGGCGACCCGGGAGGCGCGGCGGGCGACGATCGAGCGGGCCGCCCGAGCAGCCGCCGCCGGCGCACCGCGCTGA
- a CDS encoding Gfo/Idh/MocA family protein, whose product MTRWGILATGNIAARFAEDLRLAPGAELVAVGSRTRESADLFARRHDIPRAYASWAELAADPDVDVIYVATPHAAHHEAALTCLAGDKAVLVEKPCTLDLPTTTELVETARARGLFLMEAMWMRCNPLILRVLELIRDGAIGEVTHIRADFGAAGPFPPEHRMRARTLGGGALLDLGVYPLSLAHLVLGTPQHVQAWAKLGPEKVDENTGMVLGWDSGAVATLSCGMVGATAITASITGTTGRMDLPEPFYRPGAAVLHRAGAEPETIPADLTGGGYQHEAIEVQRCLAAGLIESPLVPHDTTLELMGLVDDIKARIGVSYA is encoded by the coding sequence ATGACGCGTTGGGGAATCCTGGCCACCGGAAACATCGCCGCTCGCTTCGCCGAGGACCTGCGGCTGGCGCCGGGAGCCGAGCTGGTGGCGGTCGGTTCGCGTACCCGGGAGAGCGCCGACCTGTTCGCGCGGCGGCACGACATCCCCCGGGCGTACGCCTCCTGGGCGGAACTGGCCGCGGACCCGGACGTGGACGTCATCTACGTCGCCACCCCGCACGCCGCGCACCACGAGGCGGCCCTCACCTGCCTGGCCGGCGACAAGGCCGTACTGGTGGAGAAGCCCTGCACGCTCGACCTGCCCACCACCACGGAGCTGGTCGAGACGGCCCGCGCACGCGGCCTCTTCCTCATGGAGGCCATGTGGATGCGATGTAATCCGCTGATCCTGCGGGTGCTGGAGCTGATCCGGGACGGCGCCATCGGCGAGGTGACCCACATCCGGGCGGACTTCGGCGCGGCCGGCCCGTTCCCGCCGGAGCACCGGATGCGCGCCCGGACGCTGGGCGGCGGCGCACTGCTCGACCTCGGCGTCTACCCGCTGAGCCTGGCCCACCTCGTGCTCGGCACGCCGCAGCACGTCCAGGCCTGGGCGAAGCTGGGCCCGGAGAAGGTGGACGAGAACACCGGCATGGTCCTCGGCTGGGACTCGGGGGCCGTGGCGACGCTGAGCTGCGGGATGGTCGGCGCCACCGCGATCACCGCGTCGATCACCGGCACGACAGGACGGATGGACCTGCCGGAGCCGTTCTACCGGCCGGGCGCGGCGGTGCTGCACCGGGCCGGCGCGGAACCGGAGACCATCCCGGCCGACCTGACCGGCGGCGGCTACCAGCACGAGGCCATCGAGGTGCAGCGCTGCCTGGCGGCGGGGCTGATCGAGAGCCCGCTGGTGCCGCACGACACCACCCTCGAACTGATGGGTCTGGTCGACGACATCAAGGCCCGGATCGGCGTCTCCTACGCGTGA
- a CDS encoding inorganic phosphate transporter, whose translation MSPELIAVLAVIVVAMAFDYTNGFHDAANAIATSVSTRALTPRVALALAAVGNFVGAHFGAGVAKTVGDGLVTLPTGIESLGVVFAGVLGAIAWNLITWYFGLPSSSSHALFGGLVGATLFANDGVVQWGNILEKVIIPMVLSPVVGLVLGFLVMLAILWLFRKGQPGKLNRGFRWAQTASAAAMSVGHGMQDAAKTMGIIVLALYTGGFQDSKTHIPGWVFWTSAAMLAAGTYAGGWRIIRTLGRKIIDLGPPEGFAAETVASAVLYFNALVLKAPISTTHTITSAIMGVGATKRLSAVRWNVAGNIVIAWIITFPAAAAIACLAYLLVRPLF comes from the coding sequence GTGAGTCCCGAACTCATCGCCGTGCTGGCGGTGATCGTGGTCGCCATGGCGTTCGACTACACGAACGGCTTCCATGACGCGGCCAACGCGATCGCCACCAGCGTGTCCACCCGGGCGCTGACACCCCGGGTCGCCCTCGCGCTGGCCGCCGTCGGCAACTTCGTCGGCGCGCACTTCGGCGCCGGGGTGGCCAAGACGGTCGGCGACGGGCTGGTCACCCTGCCCACCGGGATCGAGAGCCTGGGGGTGGTCTTCGCCGGGGTGCTCGGCGCGATCGCCTGGAACCTGATCACCTGGTACTTCGGCCTCCCGTCGTCGTCCTCGCACGCCCTCTTCGGCGGCCTGGTCGGCGCGACCCTGTTCGCCAACGACGGCGTCGTGCAGTGGGGCAACATCCTCGAGAAGGTCATCATCCCGATGGTGCTCTCGCCGGTGGTCGGCCTCGTGCTCGGCTTCCTGGTGATGCTGGCGATCCTGTGGCTGTTCCGGAAGGGCCAGCCCGGCAAGCTCAACCGCGGCTTCCGCTGGGCACAGACCGCCTCGGCGGCCGCCATGTCCGTCGGCCACGGTATGCAGGACGCCGCCAAGACCATGGGCATCATCGTGCTGGCCCTCTACACCGGCGGCTTCCAGGATTCCAAGACGCACATCCCCGGCTGGGTGTTCTGGACGTCGGCGGCAATGCTGGCGGCCGGCACCTACGCGGGCGGCTGGCGGATCATCCGGACGCTGGGCCGGAAGATCATCGACCTGGGCCCGCCGGAGGGCTTCGCGGCCGAGACCGTGGCCAGCGCCGTGCTCTACTTCAACGCCCTGGTGCTGAAGGCCCCGATCTCCACCACCCACACGATCACCTCGGCGATCATGGGTGTCGGCGCGACCAAGCGGCTCTCCGCGGTCCGCTGGAACGTGGCCGGCAACATCGTGATCGCCTGGATCATCACCTTCCCGGCCGCCGCGGCGATCGCCTGCCTGGCGTACCTGCTGGTCCGCCCGCTCTTCTGA
- a CDS encoding DUF47 domain-containing protein — protein sequence MKFSFRPTEGAFYELFTRAAQNLVKGTELLNELALPGVEVQSVSERLTEVEHDSDQITHELYKKINSTFITPFDREDIYRLGSLLDDVMDHLEAVGNLLYLYGLTKLPSLPREMHELVNVLDQQAKLTAEAMPRLKSMKDLEDYWIECNRLENDGDQAYRMLLVRLFSGEYDALTVLKMKEVADELEAACDAFEHVANTVETIAVKES from the coding sequence GTGAAGTTTTCCTTCCGCCCCACCGAGGGCGCCTTCTACGAGCTCTTCACCAGGGCCGCGCAGAACCTGGTGAAGGGAACCGAGCTGCTCAACGAGCTGGCTCTGCCGGGTGTCGAGGTCCAGTCGGTGAGCGAGCGGCTCACCGAGGTCGAGCACGACAGCGACCAGATCACCCACGAGCTCTACAAGAAGATCAACTCTACCTTCATCACCCCGTTCGACCGGGAGGACATCTACCGTCTGGGCTCGCTGCTCGACGACGTGATGGACCACCTGGAGGCGGTCGGCAACCTGCTCTACCTCTACGGCCTCACCAAGCTGCCGTCGCTGCCGCGCGAGATGCACGAGCTGGTGAACGTCCTCGACCAGCAGGCCAAGCTGACCGCCGAGGCCATGCCCCGGCTGAAGTCGATGAAGGATCTCGAGGACTACTGGATCGAGTGCAACCGCCTCGAGAACGACGGTGACCAGGCCTACCGGATGCTGCTGGTCCGCCTCTTCAGCGGTGAGTACGACGCGCTCACGGTGCTGAAGATGAAGGAGGTGGCCGACGAGCTGGAGGCCGCCTGCGACGCCTTCGAGCACGTGGCCAACACCGTCGAGACCATCGCGGTCAAGGAGTCCTGA
- a CDS encoding PPK2 family polyphosphate kinase has translation MSGGDEVVRPEGGAMRELLRAGPGPVDLAAIDPRSTPGLPAAAGRGKARKEWARGQVELLGAELGRQQEMLYASAKGAAGPGSATSAPTQAGAHLAGGRPRRVLLVLQAMDCGGKDGTVKRVAGAMNPLGLHIRSFGPPTAEERRHDFLWRIRRALPPPGYVGVFNRSHYEDVLIARVEGLVDEATWRGRYDLINDFERELADNAVTVVKVMLHISREEQGERLMERLTDPTKYWKYNPSDLDTRARWDDYRAAYAEAIARCGPDDAPWFVVPADRKWYRDWAVAHLLRETFDGLDLGYPPADFDLARERDRLRSEGGTGQGEQQVNER, from the coding sequence ATGAGCGGTGGCGACGAGGTGGTGCGGCCCGAGGGCGGGGCGATGCGGGAACTGCTCCGGGCCGGCCCGGGCCCGGTGGACCTGGCGGCGATCGACCCCCGGTCGACGCCGGGGCTGCCCGCGGCGGCCGGGCGCGGCAAGGCGCGCAAGGAGTGGGCGCGCGGGCAGGTCGAGCTGCTCGGCGCGGAGCTCGGCCGGCAGCAGGAGATGCTGTACGCCTCCGCGAAGGGCGCCGCCGGTCCGGGCAGCGCGACGAGTGCCCCGACCCAGGCCGGCGCCCACCTGGCCGGCGGACGCCCGCGCCGGGTGCTGCTGGTGCTCCAGGCCATGGACTGCGGCGGCAAGGACGGCACGGTCAAGCGGGTGGCCGGCGCCATGAACCCGCTCGGGCTGCACATCCGCTCGTTCGGCCCGCCCACGGCGGAGGAGCGGCGGCACGACTTCCTGTGGCGCATCCGCCGGGCCCTCCCGCCGCCCGGCTACGTGGGCGTCTTCAACCGCTCGCACTACGAGGACGTGCTGATCGCCCGGGTCGAGGGCCTGGTCGACGAGGCGACCTGGCGGGGCCGCTACGACCTGATCAACGACTTCGAGCGGGAACTGGCCGACAACGCGGTCACCGTGGTGAAGGTCATGCTGCACATCTCGCGGGAGGAGCAGGGCGAGCGGCTGATGGAGCGGCTCACCGATCCCACGAAGTACTGGAAGTACAACCCGAGCGATCTGGACACCCGGGCCCGGTGGGACGATTACCGGGCGGCGTACGCCGAGGCGATCGCGCGGTGCGGCCCGGACGACGCGCCCTGGTTCGTGGTGCCGGCGGACCGGAAGTGGTACCGCGACTGGGCGGTGGCGCACCTGCTCAGGGAGACGTTCGACGGGTTGGATCTGGGGTATCCGCCTGCCGATTTCGACCTCGCGCGGGAGCGGGACCGGCTGCGGAGCGAGGGTGGCACGGGGCAAGGTGAACAACAGGTGAACGAGCGGTGA
- the sigJ gene encoding RNA polymerase sigma factor SigJ: protein MHERAAEFEAERGHLLAVAQRMLGSRSEAEDAVQETWLRYAGALGDPAAREKIRDLRGWLTTTCSRICLDVLRSARVRREAYPGQWLPEPVVSPVPAADGFAPDPAERVVRTDQLGTALLVVLERLTPEQRVAFVLHDVFAVPFATVAEVLGTTPAAARQLASRGRRAVTAPDVPRHTADLAEQHKVLAAFLAAVESGELDRLAEVLAPDVVVIGDSGGHFPAARKPVVGAELAGRFLLGLFGQAARWGGPLHARPVLVDGTLGWQAETVYRDGRPLRMVTSFAVHDGRITAVFNQLNPEKVEHLSGVEEGGWPPRY from the coding sequence GTGCACGAGCGGGCGGCGGAGTTCGAGGCGGAACGCGGGCACCTGCTGGCGGTGGCGCAGCGGATGCTGGGCAGCCGCAGCGAGGCGGAGGACGCGGTCCAGGAGACCTGGCTGCGGTACGCGGGCGCGCTCGGCGACCCGGCCGCCCGCGAGAAGATCCGGGACCTGCGCGGCTGGCTCACCACCACCTGCTCACGGATCTGCCTGGACGTGCTCCGCTCCGCCCGGGTGCGCCGCGAGGCGTACCCCGGTCAGTGGCTGCCGGAGCCGGTGGTGAGCCCGGTGCCGGCCGCGGACGGGTTCGCCCCCGACCCGGCCGAGCGGGTGGTCCGCACCGACCAGCTCGGCACCGCCCTGCTGGTGGTGCTGGAGCGGCTGACCCCCGAGCAGCGGGTGGCGTTCGTGCTGCACGACGTCTTCGCCGTGCCGTTCGCCACGGTCGCCGAGGTGCTGGGCACCACTCCGGCGGCGGCCCGGCAGCTGGCCTCCCGGGGCCGTCGCGCGGTCACCGCTCCCGACGTCCCGCGGCACACCGCCGACCTGGCCGAGCAGCACAAGGTGCTCGCCGCGTTCCTGGCGGCGGTCGAGTCCGGCGAGCTGGACCGGCTGGCCGAGGTGCTGGCCCCCGACGTGGTGGTGATCGGCGACAGCGGCGGGCACTTCCCGGCCGCCCGCAAGCCGGTGGTCGGCGCCGAGCTGGCGGGCCGCTTCCTCCTCGGCCTCTTCGGCCAGGCCGCCCGCTGGGGCGGCCCCCTGCACGCCCGGCCGGTGCTGGTCGACGGCACGCTGGGCTGGCAGGCGGAGACGGTCTACCGGGACGGCCGGCCGCTGCGGATGGTCACCTCGTTCGCCGTGCACGACGGGCGGATCACCGCCGTGTTCAACCAGCTCAACCCCGAGAAGGTGGAGCACCTGAGCGGGGTCGAGGAAGGCGGTTGGCCGCCGCGCTACTGA
- a CDS encoding DUF402 domain-containing protein: MPSDVVRVIYRKYDGSAHRDYPARRLAEDDLGVWLGVPAGTESVYHGRPSVEQIPFVLLVPHHGWWTGMFNPPPRTSEVYCDIATPARWEGEETVHLIDLDLDVVRRRETGLVELRDEDEFAEHRARWGYPDDVVAEAEAAGRWLLGALGDGTEPFATSYRKWLSLVV; the protein is encoded by the coding sequence ATGCCGAGCGACGTGGTCCGCGTGATCTACCGCAAGTACGACGGCAGCGCACACCGCGACTACCCGGCGCGCCGGCTCGCCGAGGACGACCTCGGCGTCTGGCTGGGCGTGCCGGCCGGCACCGAGTCGGTCTACCACGGCCGGCCCTCCGTGGAGCAGATTCCGTTCGTCCTGCTGGTGCCCCACCACGGCTGGTGGACCGGCATGTTCAACCCGCCCCCACGCACCAGCGAGGTCTACTGCGACATCGCCACCCCGGCCCGCTGGGAGGGCGAGGAGACCGTCCACCTCATCGACCTCGACCTGGACGTGGTGCGCCGGCGGGAGACCGGCCTCGTCGAGCTGCGCGACGAGGACGAGTTCGCCGAGCACCGGGCCCGCTGGGGCTACCCGGACGACGTGGTGGCCGAGGCCGAGGCGGCGGGCCGCTGGCTGCTCGGCGCGCTCGGTGACGGCACCGAGCCGTTCGCCACGTCGTACCGGAAGTGGCTCTCCCTGGTGGTCTGA
- a CDS encoding AI-2E family transporter: protein MGGSKLREVRLSRFERMRGRLRRAYESGRESARARRPADPDERVASPSSPGPAAPPTATVVGAEPSAPVFASTNSQDDGEVPHALRLAAAWCWRLIVIGIVTWSLLKIVGTIRIVIIPLAVALLLSALLAPAVGWLLRARLPRSLATGVVLVGGLAAVIGTLTLVVNEFIQGVPELSEKSSQGVRQIQDWLKTGPLHLSDGQLNRYIDEAQSWINGNTEKFTSGALNTAATLAEVLTGTVLVLFATFFFLRDGSNIWRFLVRLLPVKARWKVDDAGRASWATLGAYVRATVLVAFIDAVGIGIFLVIFDIPFAFPLAALVFLGAFIPIVGAFLSGVVAVLVALVDSGPVTALIILGVVIGVQQVEGHVLQPLIMGRAVAIHPLAVIIGIAAGVVLAGIAGALVAVPLIAVLNTAIRRLAARTVPDTPPDAVVVASQAP, encoded by the coding sequence ATGGGCGGATCGAAGTTGCGGGAGGTGCGCTTGAGCCGCTTCGAGCGGATGCGCGGACGGCTCCGCCGCGCGTACGAGTCCGGCCGCGAGTCGGCGCGGGCCCGTCGGCCGGCCGATCCGGACGAGCGCGTGGCCTCGCCCTCCTCGCCCGGCCCGGCGGCGCCCCCGACGGCGACCGTGGTGGGCGCGGAGCCCTCCGCCCCCGTGTTCGCCTCGACGAACAGCCAGGACGACGGGGAGGTGCCGCACGCGCTGCGGCTCGCCGCGGCCTGGTGCTGGCGGCTCATCGTCATCGGCATCGTGACCTGGTCGCTGCTCAAGATCGTCGGCACGATCCGCATCGTGATCATTCCGCTGGCGGTCGCGCTGCTGCTCTCCGCGCTGCTCGCCCCGGCGGTCGGCTGGCTGCTCAGGGCCCGCCTGCCCCGCTCGCTGGCCACCGGCGTGGTGCTGGTCGGCGGCCTGGCCGCCGTGATCGGCACCCTGACCCTCGTGGTGAACGAGTTCATCCAGGGCGTGCCGGAGCTGAGCGAGAAGTCGTCGCAGGGCGTCCGGCAGATCCAGGACTGGCTCAAGACCGGTCCGTTGCACCTCTCCGACGGCCAGCTCAACCGCTACATCGACGAGGCGCAGAGCTGGATCAACGGCAACACCGAGAAGTTCACCAGCGGGGCGCTCAACACGGCGGCCACTCTGGCCGAGGTGCTCACCGGCACGGTCCTGGTGCTCTTCGCGACCTTCTTCTTCCTCCGGGACGGCAGCAACATCTGGCGGTTCCTGGTCCGGCTGCTGCCGGTCAAGGCCCGCTGGAAGGTGGACGACGCCGGCCGGGCCTCCTGGGCGACGCTCGGCGCCTACGTGCGGGCCACTGTGCTGGTCGCCTTCATCGACGCCGTGGGCATCGGCATCTTCCTGGTCATCTTCGACATCCCGTTCGCGTTCCCGCTGGCCGCGCTGGTCTTCCTGGGCGCGTTCATCCCGATCGTCGGCGCCTTCCTGTCCGGCGTGGTGGCCGTGCTGGTGGCGCTGGTCGACAGCGGCCCGGTGACCGCGCTGATCATCCTGGGCGTGGTCATCGGCGTGCAGCAGGTCGAGGGGCACGTGCTCCAGCCCCTGATCATGGGCCGGGCGGTGGCCATCCACCCGCTCGCCGTGATCATCGGCATCGCCGCCGGGGTGGTGCTGGCCGGCATCGCCGGCGCGCTGGTCGCGGTGCCGCTGATCGCCGTGCTCAACACCGCCATCCGTCGGCTCGCCGCGCGGACCGTGCCGGACACCCCGCCGGACGCCGTGGTGGTCGCCTCCCAGGCGCCCTGA
- a CDS encoding GroES family chaperonin, with protein MTADQNLDTGLPIRLLHDRVLVRTENGEGERRSTAGIVIPATAAVGKRLAWATAVGVGPHVRSIVSGDRVLFDPDDRSEVELHGRAYVLLRERDVHAVAAERVDTGSTGSTGLYL; from the coding sequence GTGACCGCCGACCAGAACCTCGACACCGGGCTGCCGATCCGCCTGCTGCACGACCGTGTGCTCGTGCGTACCGAGAACGGCGAGGGGGAACGCCGCTCCACCGCCGGCATCGTGATCCCGGCCACCGCGGCGGTCGGCAAGCGGCTGGCCTGGGCCACCGCCGTGGGCGTCGGCCCGCACGTCCGCTCCATCGTCTCCGGGGACCGGGTGCTCTTCGACCCGGACGACCGCTCCGAGGTCGAACTGCACGGCCGCGCGTACGTGCTGCTCCGCGAGCGGGACGTGCACGCCGTGGCGGCGGAGCGGGTGGACACCGGGTCGACCGGCTCGACCGGCCTCTACCTCTAG
- a CDS encoding aminotransferase class V-fold PLP-dependent enzyme has protein sequence MTVTLVPALPTLATPSRPDPLGVLGVPGEINLDYAASAPCARAAADAVTELLPWYASVHRGAGALSRRCTLAYERARQTVADFLGARPDDHVIFTRNTTDAVNLLARSLPAGTTVVTFAGEHHANLLPWPRGSVRLPVPDGPGGAVRSLDAALGELSRDARPGLPVLVAVTGASNVTGERWPVAELARVARRHGARILVDAAQLAPHAPVDLAALDVDYLALSGHKLYAPFGAGVLVGRADWLDAAPPYLAGGGATSHVGAGTHEVRWATGPARHEAGTPNLLGAVALAAVCAALAAADRDALHAREQALLARLRAGLAALPHVVELHTFGPDAPRVGIVSFVVAGRDSAEVAAHLATAHRIGVRDGLFCAHPLARRLLTEAATRSGRRDLPPTALRASLGLGTTESDVDALLTALSTLP, from the coding sequence ATGACCGTCACCCTCGTACCCGCACTGCCCACGCTCGCCACCCCGAGCCGGCCCGACCCGCTCGGCGTGCTCGGCGTACCGGGAGAGATCAACCTGGATTACGCGGCCAGCGCGCCGTGCGCGCGGGCCGCGGCCGACGCGGTGACCGAGCTGCTGCCCTGGTACGCGAGCGTGCACCGGGGCGCCGGAGCGCTGTCGCGGCGCTGCACGCTGGCGTACGAGCGGGCCCGGCAGACGGTGGCGGACTTCCTCGGCGCCCGCCCCGACGATCACGTGATCTTCACCCGGAACACCACCGACGCCGTGAACCTGCTGGCCCGGTCGTTGCCGGCCGGCACCACGGTGGTCACCTTCGCCGGTGAGCACCACGCGAACCTGCTTCCCTGGCCGCGCGGCTCGGTGCGGCTCCCGGTACCCGACGGCCCGGGCGGCGCGGTCCGCTCCCTCGACGCCGCCCTGGGCGAGTTGTCCCGCGACGCCCGGCCGGGGCTGCCCGTGCTGGTCGCGGTGACCGGCGCCAGCAACGTGACCGGGGAGCGCTGGCCGGTGGCCGAGCTGGCCCGGGTGGCACGCCGGCACGGCGCCCGGATCCTGGTCGACGCCGCGCAGCTCGCCCCGCACGCCCCGGTGGACCTGGCCGCGCTGGACGTCGACTACCTGGCGCTCTCCGGCCACAAGCTGTACGCGCCGTTCGGCGCGGGCGTGCTGGTCGGGCGGGCCGACTGGCTGGACGCGGCCCCGCCGTACCTGGCCGGGGGCGGGGCCACCAGCCACGTCGGGGCGGGCACCCACGAGGTGCGCTGGGCCACCGGCCCGGCCCGGCACGAGGCGGGCACCCCGAACCTGCTCGGCGCCGTGGCGCTGGCGGCGGTCTGCGCGGCGCTGGCGGCCGCGGACCGGGACGCGTTGCACGCCCGCGAGCAGGCGCTGCTGGCCCGGCTCCGGGCGGGTCTGGCCGCGCTGCCGCACGTGGTGGAGCTGCACACCTTCGGGCCGGACGCACCCCGCGTGGGCATCGTGAGCTTCGTGGTGGCGGGCCGGGACTCCGCCGAGGTGGCCGCCCACCTGGCGACCGCGCACCGGATCGGCGTCCGGGACGGGCTGTTCTGCGCCCACCCGCTCGCCCGCCGCCTGCTCACCGAGGCGGCGACCCGCAGCGGCCGCCGCGACCTGCCCCCGACCGCCCTGCGCGCCAGCCTCGGCCTGGGCACCACCGAGTCCGACGTCGACGCCCTCCTGACCGCCCTGTCCACCCTCCCCTGA